DNA from Sporohalobacter salinus:
TATCTTCGGTGATGGAAAACAATCGCGGAATTTTACCTATGTTGGTGATGTTGTTGAAGCTAATATTTTGGCTGCAGCAAGTGATGTAGAGGGAGAGATATTTAATGTCGGTGGTGCTGGCGAACGAATAACTCTAAATCGAACTATTGAAATGATGGAAGATATTATCGGCAAAGAAGTAGAGAAAGAGTATGATACTGTAGCTAAGGGAGATGTTAAACATACAGAGGCAGATGAGACAAAAATCAGACAGATGTTAGATTATAAACCTAAAGTAGGTTTGAAAGAAGGACTAAGACGAGAAGTAGAATGGTTAAAAAAGATTTATCTTTAAATTAGGCAGGAGTTTGTTATATATTTCACGAACAATAATTATTGGTTTATCCTAATAAGGATTAATTTTTTCATAAAAATAGAAAGGAAGTGAATGTAGAAGTGAAGTTATCTGTATTTGGAACAGGCTATGTAGGATTAGTTTCGGGAGCATGTTTTGCTGAGTTAGGACATGAGGTTATCTGTGTTGACATTGACGAAGAAAAGATTGAAGGACTTAGAAATGGGGTTATGCCCATTTATGAAGATGGATTAAAAGAGATTGTTGATCGGAATTATGCTAACGGCAATTTGAAGTTTACGACTTCATTGGCAGAAGGGGTTGAAGAGAGTGATATCCTCTTTATTGCTGTAGGTACTCCTTCGGATGATAATGGTGGAGCAGATTTATCAGCGGTAGAAGCGGTAGTAGAAAGTATTTCTGAGAATATAAATGATTATAAAATTGTAGTTAATAAGAGTACAGTACCAGTGGGAACTGGTGACTGGGTAGAAGAGATGATTGAAGAAAATAAAGAGGCTGAATATGATTTTGATGTTGTTTCCTGTCCAGAATTTTTGCGAGAAGGAACAGCAGTTCAAGATACAATGAATCCTGATCGCATAGTGATTGGAACTGATAGTGAAGAAGCAGCAGAAACAATGGATGAATTACACCAAGGTTTTGAAGCACCAATTCTGCATACAGACCGCTATAGTGCGGAGATAATTAAGTATGCAGCTAATGCCTTCTTAGCTACGAAGATTAGCTTTATTAATGAAATAGCTAATATTTGTGAACGGGCTGGTGGTAATGTACAGGAAGTGGCTAAAGGTATTGGCTCAGATCATCGAATTAGTGATAAGTTCTTACGAGCAGGTGTTGGTTTTGGTGGTGCCTGTTTTCCTAAGGATACAAAGGCAATTGTTTCTACGGCTACTGAATATGGTTATGACTTCAAGATTGTTGATTCGACAGTCGAAGTTAATGAGGCTCAAAAGGAAACGATGGTAAATAAATTAAAGCAAGAGATATCTGATTTAACTGGGAAAAGTATTGCAGTATTGGGATTAGCTTTTAAGCCTAATACTGATGATATGCGAGAAGCTCCATCCCGGACGGTGGTTAAGCAACTTTTAGATGCTGGCGCTGAAGTTAAGGCTTATGATCCGGTTGCTATGGAAGAAGCTAAGAATATCTTTGGAGATAGCATTGAATATTGTGAAAATGAATATGATACAATTAAGAATTCGGAAGCAGTAATTTTAGTTACTGAATGGGATGAATTTCAGGAATTGAACTTAGATAAAGTTAAAGAGTTATTAACTAATCCTATTTTCATTGATGGTCGGAACTGTTATGAATTAGAAGAAATGAAAGAGAAAGGATTTACCTATTATAGTGTGGGGAGAGAAGCAATTAATAATAATAAAGAATAAATAATAAAATTAATTTAGATTAATCTTTAAGAATAAGCATGGATTAATTCTTATATTTGATATAGGGATTATCTATGCTTTTTTCTTTATGATATAGTAATTATGAGAAAATAATTAAACTGCTTGGAAGTAATGTATTTTATTTCTTTTTTTTGGTTTAATATTCGAGTAGGTATTTTATACTTTTTAAAGGAGTTACTAGGAATTTATTGAAATAATCAATTAGGTAGAGGATATAGGAGTAAATATACATTCATGAATAGAAGCGGCCCATTGACTTTGTTTGACATCAATGGAATAATATAGTATATTTAATATTGGTTATTTGTTGAAAGGAGGAATAGATTAGTGGCTAAATCCGAATCTGAAGTTATTGGATCTCAAAATAATAGAGTTGTGGCTGATTCGAAAGCTAAGAAAAAAAGTTTAAGCTATCAACTTTATCTAACTAATAAAAGATCAATTGATATAGTAGGTTCTATAGTAGGCTTAATATTATCATTGCCGATAATGGTTTTAACAGCTATTGCTATAAAGTTAGAAAGTTCAGGACCGATTATATTTAAACAGACTAGAATGGGACTGTATGGTGAGGAGTTTACAATCTATAAGTTTAGGTCAATGGTGGCTAATGCCGAGAAGAAGACTGGTCCTGTCTGGGCTAAAGAGAATGATTCACGAATAACGAGAGTTGGAGAGTTTATTCGTAGAACTAGAATAGATGAATTACCTCAGTTTGTTAATATTTTAAAAGGAGATATGTCCTTAGTAGGTCCTCGGCCGGAACGAGCTGTTTTTGTAGAAGAGTTTACTAAGGAATATCCGCAGTTTAAAGATAGATTATATGTAAGACCAGGAGTAACTGGATTGGCTCAGGTAACGGGCGGCTATGAACTAAGTCCACATCAGAAAGCAAGGTTAGACTTGTTATACATAGAGAAACAGGGACTATTATTGGATATTAAGATTTTGTTTAAAACAATATTGGTAATTATTTTTGGTGAAGGAGCAAGATAGGTTGCTTTATAAGCAGGAAAATTAATATTAATTGGGAAATGTATATATTGAGTTAGTTAAGTTAGAAAATAAATTGTTATATCTGTGAGGAGGAAATTAATTCATGGATCATTTGGATAGACTAGAAAATAAAAGCATTCATATTATTAGAGAAGCCTATAGTGAGTTTAACAATTTATCTATGTTATGGTCGATTGGCAAGGATAGTACTGTATTATTATGGTTAGCTAGAAAGGCTTTCTTTGGACATGTGCCGCTTCCTCTAGTCCATATAGACACTGATTATAAGATTCCAGAGATGATTGAACATAGAGATAGATTAGCTAAAGAGTGGGAGTTAGATATGATATATGGGCAGAATGAAGCTGCTTTAAAGAATAAGGAAACCTTTCCTGATGGAAATGCTACTCGTCTAGAATGTTGTAGGAATTTAAAGACTGAGGCATTAAAAAAGACATTAAATGGTACTTGGCCTAGATATAGAATGAATCATAATACTGGGAAATATGAATTAGAAGAGAGTCCAGAGCCGTATACGGGAGTTATAGTCGGAGTTAGAGCTGACGAAGAAGGTACTCGTTCTAAAGAGAGATACTTTTCTCCGCGGGATACTAATAACGATTGGGATCTTGGAGACCAACCACCGGAATTTTGGAATCAATATAAGACAGACTTTGCCCCAGGAACTCATGTAAGGATTCATCCTTTGTTAGATTGGAAAGAAGTAGATATCTGGCGTTATATTGAGCGGGAAAATATTCCGATGGTGTCACTTTATTTTGATCAAGGAGATGGCACTAGATATCGGTCATTAGGCTGTAATCCTTGTACTGATCCAGTAAAGTCAACAGCTAGTACTCCCCAAGAGATAATTGATGAATTAGAGAGCGGTAAATTTTCTAATATTGCTGAGCGAGCTGGTCGTAAACAGGATGAAGAAGATGGCGGAGGTCTTGAAGAATTACGCAAGGAAGGCTACATGTAAGGTTGATATATTTCAGACGCTGCCAAAATCAGCCCTTATCAATTAGCAATAAATTATATTTAGAACTATTATTTAAAACTTCTACTTTATATGTTAATAAGTCGCTTATTTGGGGCTGCTTTAAGTTACTTTTTGAAATATATCAACAACTTGAAGCATTATATGTGAATAGTTAACTAGAAAAATATGTATTAAGAGGTATGTATATGAGTTTAAAGTGAGTGTTAATAATTAAATAGTGTGATATAATAGTAAAAAGAGTCCTCTTATTATGAGGGCGAGGTGAGATTTAAAATATGAGAAAAAAGAACAAAGTTAATTACTTGGCAGAGGAGTTAATTGATTATTTCCGGGAAGATGATAGGATCATGACAGTATATTTATTTGGATCTTACGGGACGGAATATGAAACTAAATTAAGCGATATTGATTTAGCGATACTTTTTAATGATGATTCTATTTCTATGATGGAAGAGATGGGAATTGCAGCGGAAATTGAGTTTAAACTGGACTTTGATGAAGTAGACCTTGTTAATTTAAATAAAGCTAGTGTAATACTCCAGCATGAAATAATTTCAAAGGGAGTAAAAATATTTGAACGAGAAGAGTTATATACAGCAGAATTTGTTGAAAAAACTTTAAAATATTATTTTGATTTTGGTTTAGTATATAAAAAATTTAAAGATGATTATCAAGAAGGATTGAGAGAGGAGTATTGTAGTAGTGATTAATGAAAGTAGAATTCAAGAAAAGATTTATTATATAAAACAGAATTTAGGCAAATTGCGGGAATTAAGAAATTTGAGTAGAGAAGAATTTTTGAATGATTACAGAAACTATGATACAGCTAAGTATAATTTGCAGTCTGCTATTGAGGCAGTAATTGATATAAGCAATCATATTATTTCTCGCAATAACTATAGAGTACCTAACAGTAATGCTGATACATTTCGAGTGCTTAATGAGGAAGGGATATTGCCTAATGATAAATTGACTTCATATATTTCGATGGCTAAATTTAGAAACAAAGTAGTACATCTTTATGAAAAAATTGATGAAGAAGAAATTTATAAGATACTCAAAGGAAATTTAGTTGACTTTGAGGAGTTTATTGAGATAATTGTACAGGGGTTTTTGTCTTAATGTGTAAGTGTGATAAAACAAGCATAGACACAGACTAAAGATAAAGAAATAAAAAAATTAAATTTTAAAAGTCTCGTGTATGGTCTAGTGCAAGTCTTGTGTCAAAAGTTTTGTGATTTATTGAATTGAAATCTGTTTCAAAGTTAAATAAGAGACATGAAGTTCAATTAATAAATTATTTGAAGGCGACGGGAATGAAGGTTGGATTGTTAGTTAATTTCGGAAAAGAGTTGGAATTTAAGAGGAAGATATTTTAGAATAAAGAGATGTATATAGACACAGACTAACGCAGGCGGGACGCAGACAAAAACAAAAATTAAGTTTAAAATAGTTTTATACTATAATAAGCTATTTATTGGATGTGAGATTATGATGGAAGATTATCCCCTGTTATTTATTGATGAAGAAGATGAACAAAGAGAGTTGGAAAGGCGGTATAAGAAGGCCTTAGCTGCTGCTGAAGAAGCGGCTCGTTTATTAAAAGAAGATTATGGAGCTAAGAAAGTATGGATTTTTGGTTCTTTAACTGATCAGGACCGTTTCAATAAATGGTCGGATATTGATTTAGCAGTACAGGGAGTTTCTCCTGATAGATTTTATTCAGCTGTGGGAGCGGTAACAGGATTGATTAGTGATTTTAAAGTAGATCTTATAGATATAGATAACTGTAAGGATTCATTGGCTAAAGCTGTAGAGAGTGAGGGGCAAGAGATATGAATAAACGTTATCTTACTTTGATAGGGCGAATTGAAGATGAAGTTGCGGATTTAGAACGAATTGTCAATAGGAGATTCCTGGCATCGTGATTTATTAAAACAGATGGGGGCTAGGATTAAGCAGGTTAGGCCTTCAGTATTATCTAAAGAGACTATTAATGAATTAGATGAATATAGAGGTTTGCGTCATGTGGTAAGGAATGTATATACTTTTAATCTATCTTTAGAGAGGTTAGAACCTTTAGTTATAAATCTGAGAAGTGTATTTGAACAGGTAAAGAAAGAACTAAAAAAGTTTATTGAATTTATGGAAAAAGAGGATAAAAATAAATAATAATAAGAGTTAGACACAGACTATCACAGACAGAACACAGACTAAAGACACAAAATAAATTAAAGTAGAGTATAGATTGGGTTAAATAAGTGAGAGTAAAAATATTATGTTTATTATTTATTTTATGAATTAGTCTGGTGTACAGTCTCGTGTAAGTCTTGTGTCAAAAGAATATTAAAGATAGAGGAGAGTCGTTAATGGCTACGGAATTAGTTGAACAGAAGGAAGATTTAAATATAGTTATTGCTGGTCATGTTGATCATGGTAAGAGTACGATTATCGGTAGGTTATTGGCTGATACGGATTCTTTACCTGAAGGTAAGCTTGAACAGGTTAAGGAGACTTGTCGTAGGAATTCTAAGCCTTTTGAGTATGCTTTCTTGCTTGATGCTTTGAAGGATGAACAGTCGCAAGGAATTACTATTGATTCGGCCCGGTGTTTCTTTGAAACGGAAAAGCGGGAGTATATTATTCTCGATGCGCCGGGACATATTGAGTTTTTGAAAAATATGGTCACAGGTGCTGCTAGAGCTGAAGCTGCTCTGTTGGTGATTGATGCTGACGAAGGAATCCAGGAGAATTCTAAGCGGCACGGTTATATGTTATCGATGTTGGGTATTGATCAGATTGTTGTGCTAGTTAATAAAATGGATTTAGTTGATTATGATCAGGAAATTTATGATGAAATTGTGGAGGACTATACAGAATTTTTGCGTAAGATAGATATAGAACCTGAGACTTTTGTACCTGTTAGCGGTATGGAAGGAGATAATATTGCTAGTTTATCTGATAATACACCGTGGTATGAAGAGGAGACGGTATTAGAAGTATTAGATGATTTTGAAGCTGAGGAATTACCGATGGACAAACCTTTTAGAATGCCGGTCCAGGATG
Protein-coding regions in this window:
- a CDS encoding nucleotide sugar dehydrogenase, with protein sequence MKLSVFGTGYVGLVSGACFAELGHEVICVDIDEEKIEGLRNGVMPIYEDGLKEIVDRNYANGNLKFTTSLAEGVEESDILFIAVGTPSDDNGGADLSAVEAVVESISENINDYKIVVNKSTVPVGTGDWVEEMIEENKEAEYDFDVVSCPEFLREGTAVQDTMNPDRIVIGTDSEEAAETMDELHQGFEAPILHTDRYSAEIIKYAANAFLATKISFINEIANICERAGGNVQEVAKGIGSDHRISDKFLRAGVGFGGACFPKDTKAIVSTATEYGYDFKIVDSTVEVNEAQKETMVNKLKQEISDLTGKSIAVLGLAFKPNTDDMREAPSRTVVKQLLDAGAEVKAYDPVAMEEAKNIFGDSIEYCENEYDTIKNSEAVILVTEWDEFQELNLDKVKELLTNPIFIDGRNCYELEEMKEKGFTYYSVGREAINNNKE
- a CDS encoding exopolysaccharide biosynthesis polyprenyl glycosylphosphotransferase; this translates as MAKSESEVIGSQNNRVVADSKAKKKSLSYQLYLTNKRSIDIVGSIVGLILSLPIMVLTAIAIKLESSGPIIFKQTRMGLYGEEFTIYKFRSMVANAEKKTGPVWAKENDSRITRVGEFIRRTRIDELPQFVNILKGDMSLVGPRPERAVFVEEFTKEYPQFKDRLYVRPGVTGLAQVTGGYELSPHQKARLDLLYIEKQGLLLDIKILFKTILVIIFGEGAR
- the cysD gene encoding sulfate adenylyltransferase subunit CysD; this encodes MDHLDRLENKSIHIIREAYSEFNNLSMLWSIGKDSTVLLWLARKAFFGHVPLPLVHIDTDYKIPEMIEHRDRLAKEWELDMIYGQNEAALKNKETFPDGNATRLECCRNLKTEALKKTLNGTWPRYRMNHNTGKYELEESPEPYTGVIVGVRADEEGTRSKERYFSPRDTNNDWDLGDQPPEFWNQYKTDFAPGTHVRIHPLLDWKEVDIWRYIERENIPMVSLYFDQGDGTRYRSLGCNPCTDPVKSTASTPQEIIDELESGKFSNIAERAGRKQDEEDGGGLEELRKEGYM
- the mntA gene encoding type VII toxin-antitoxin system MntA family adenylyltransferase antitoxin; this translates as MRKKNKVNYLAEELIDYFREDDRIMTVYLFGSYGTEYETKLSDIDLAILFNDDSISMMEEMGIAAEIEFKLDFDEVDLVNLNKASVILQHEIISKGVKIFEREELYTAEFVEKTLKYYFDFGLVYKKFKDDYQEGLREEYCSSD
- the hepT gene encoding type VII toxin-antitoxin system HepT family RNase toxin, which produces MINESRIQEKIYYIKQNLGKLRELRNLSREEFLNDYRNYDTAKYNLQSAIEAVIDISNHIISRNNYRVPNSNADTFRVLNEEGILPNDKLTSYISMAKFRNKVVHLYEKIDEEEIYKILKGNLVDFEEFIEIIVQGFLS
- a CDS encoding GxxExxY protein, yielding MKSVSKLNKRHEVQLINYLKATGMKVGLLVNFGKELEFKRKIF
- a CDS encoding nucleotidyltransferase family protein; translated protein: MMEDYPLLFIDEEDEQRELERRYKKALAAAEEAARLLKEDYGAKKVWIFGSLTDQDRFNKWSDIDLAVQGVSPDRFYSAVGAVTGLISDFKVDLIDIDNCKDSLAKAVESEGQEI